A single genomic interval of Coccidioides posadasii str. Silveira chromosome 1, complete sequence harbors:
- a CDS encoding uncharacterized protein (EggNog:ENOG410PS03~COG:S), which translates to MAEQSLHLSHDIVRSGSCLCGHVKYQLTGEPSNASLCHCLNCKKTSGSAFWCTGWFSKKQMTLTASSPSDLKTYEDRDTESGSPLWRKFCSNCGSTLFAESPRTDDFIVVALGSLDKDQKPWNTTIEVYAKDDYGWVPQKEGVKVFQGKIERI; encoded by the exons atggCGGAACAATCCTTACATCTTTCCCATGACATTGTCCGAAGCGGTTCTTGTCTCTGCGGCCATGTTAAATACCAGCTCACTGGCGAGCCAAGCAATGCCTCACTCTGCCACTGTCTCAACTGCAAGAAAACTAGCGGTTCAGCATTCTGGTGCACAGGGTGGTTTTCCAAGAAG CAAATGACCCTCACAGCTTCCTCGCCGTCCGACCTTAAAACATACGAAGATAGGGATACAGAGTCTGGAAGTCCGCTGTGGCGCAAATTCTGCTCCAACTGCGGTTCTACACTATTCGCTGAGTCACCGAGGACAGACGATTTCATTGTAGTGGCACTTGGCTCGTTGGATAAGGATCAGAAACCCTGGAACACAACAATCGAGGTATATGCGAAAGACGATTATGGCTGGGTGCCGCAGAAAGAAGGCGTCAAGGTTTTCCAAGGAAAGATCGAAAGGATTTGA